From Rhodamnia argentea isolate NSW1041297 chromosome 10, ASM2092103v1, whole genome shotgun sequence, a single genomic window includes:
- the LOC115732327 gene encoding UV-stimulated scaffold protein A homolog: MEEEEGRVRQLIEKATNTTASEVDPRLLKAIKSVVRYSDSELRIAAQTLMSLMKRNHSQVRYMSLLIIDELFMRSKLFRTLIVENLDQLLSFSMGFRKNMPLPAPPAVASRLHSKAIEFLEKWNASFGVHYRQLRLGFDYCKNNLRLQFPDIQGSAARIQQERREREIRTQEILHKKFETLKESFPLIKEEIQATVNEIGECLDIVSTKEEPVPLVPLDDEDGDEFRSREILQLRLASLKEAEKVHEDVDNKVLFDALRELYRLLVTRHLVSVQEWITVVVRVDVTDNRLRDSTLKELINIQNQIQLVKRKCEELVSALPTTAKHDLEEEEDIWEEGKIEPSDNGSLTTLRNQYENPSVPSTRGLKSMTAGCSIGESGGSKASNESDGETNTSRTKLLLEAPVMRWGPYLNNWGSNSGVLANQRGLDLESHWGRVDYDAVIPAEKIAEFNVQATVYKEEQVNIKPCHAPLSRGGLCQRRDLKVCPFHGPIIPRDGAGHPLDQNVSADGRTCGAETHVVKELAKQAVKNVRTRDREEIEKRINDKQSLKRAKLAKVREHNESVLREAALSSTSRSAAIAEDIDSTGTDKPSSRNKKETLAAMLRKKVTTKDRLSQRLLNARATDATVRQLRSDEGSCYREAFPNQW; this comes from the exons ATGGAAGAGGAGGAAGGCAGGGTGAGGCAGTTGATCGAGAAGGCGACCAACACGACCGCCTCGGAGGTCGACCCTCGCCTCCTCAAGGCCATCAAGTCCGTCGTCCGGTACTCCGATTCGGAGCTACGGATCGCCGCGCAAACCCTCATGTCCCTCATGAAGCGAAACCACTCTCAG GTGCGGTACATGTCGCTGCTTATAATTGATGAGCTCTTTATGCGATCAAAGCTGTTCAGAACCCTTATCGTCGAGAACTTGGATCAGTTGTTAAGCTTCAGCATGGGCTTCCGGAAGAATATGCCGCTACCAGCACCTCCAGCAGTCGCATCTCGACTGCATTCCAAGGCCATTGAGTTTTTGGAGAAGTGGAATGCTTCTTTTGGTGTTCATTACAGACAGCTTAGATTAGGATTTGATTACTGCAAAAACAACCTTAGATTGCAGTTCCCTGATATACAGGGAAGTGCAGCTAGGATTCAACAGGAGAGAAGGGAAAGGGAGATTAGAACTCAAGAAattttacacaaaaaattcgAAACTCTCAAGGAAAGTTTTCCCTTGATAAAGGAAGAAATACAAGCCACGGTGAATGAGATTGGAGAATGTCTGGATATAGTTAGTACTAAGGAGGAGCCAGTGCCACTTGTCCcccttgatgatgaagatggtGATGAGTTTCGTTCTCGTGAAATCCTGCAGCTACGTCTTGCGTCATTGAAAGAAGCAGAAAAGGTTCATGAGGATGTGGATAACAAAGTTTTGTTTGATGCGTTGAGGGAGCTTTACAGACTTCTAGTGACAAGGCATTTAGTTTCTGTACAAGAATGGATCACTGTTGTTGTTAGAGTTGACGTGACAGATAACAGGCTGAGAGATTCGACTTTGAAGGAGTTAATCAACATTCAAAATCAGATTCAGTTAGTAAAGAGGAAATGCGAAGAACTAGTTTCTGCTTTACCAACTACTGCAAAGCATGAcctagaagaggaagaagatatcTGGGAAGAGGGAAAGATTGAACCAAGTGATAATGGGTCTTTAACAACACTGAGGAACCAATATGAAAATCCATCTGTTCCATCAACAAGGGGGTTGAAAAGCATGACTGCTGGATGCAGTATTGGAGAATCTGGTGGCAGTAAGGCCTCCAATGAATCAGATGGTGAAACAAATACTTCGAGGACTAAGCTCTTGTTAGAAGCTCCAGTGATGAGATGGGGCCCTTACTTGAACAACTGGGGTTCGAATAGTGGTGTTCTGGCTAATCAGAGGGGATTGGATCTGGAAAGCCATTGGGGTCGGGTAGACTATGATGCTGTTATTCCAGCAGAAAAAATTGCAGAGTTCAATGTTCAGGCAACTGTCTACAAAGAAGAGCAagtaaatattaaaccatgccaTGCTCCTTTAAGCAGAGGGGGCCTGTGTCAGAGAAGAGATTTAAAAGTTTGCCCCTTCCATGGACCCATTATTCCTCGCGATGGTGCTGGTCATCCACTCGACCAGAATGTCTCTGCAGATGGTAGAACTTGTGGTGCGGAGACTCATGTAGTGAAGGAGTTGGCAAAACAAGCTGTGAAGAATGTCAGGACTCGAGATAGAGAAGAAATAGAGAAGAGAATAAATGACAAGCAATCATTGAAACGTGCCAAGCTAGCTAAAGTTCGTGAACACAATGAATCAGTTCTTCGTGAAGCTGCATTGTCTTCCACTTCAAGGTCTGCAGCTATTGCGGAAGACATTGACAGTACTGGTACTGATAAACCATCATCCagaaataagaaagaaacaCTCGCGGCCATGCTGCGCAAAAAAGTAACGACGAAAGATAGATTGTCTCAGAGACTTCTGAATGCCCGGGCAACAGATGCAACAGTCAGGCAACTGAGGTCAGATGAAGGTTCATGTTACAGAGAGGCTTTCCCAAACCAGTGGTAG
- the LOC115732720 gene encoding phospholipase A1-IIdelta, whose product MHHLKSLLHHHRDHHHEHQQKAGMTTMAEAGERDPPTWAELLGSHDWEGLLAPLDLGLRRLILRCGDFIQVTYDTFINDQNSKYCGCSRYGKANLFQKVMMENGSDYEVVSFLYGTARISSKENFLFHSQSREAWDRESNWIGYIAVTTDEVSKQLGRREIYVAWRGTTRNYEWINVMGAKRKSIEALLSTNNDGGRHELGEEEAKYNSSSSDDDEKDDDRDDNEVPKVMLGWYTIYTTDDPRSPFTKLSARTQLLTKINELREKYRGENLSVTFTGHSLGASLSILAAFDIVENGVRDIPVSAFVFGLPQVGNKAFAERCKNYPNLKFLHVRNTIDLIPHYPSKLLGYVDTGIELEIDTRKSPCLKDSKNPSDWHNLQAMLHIVAGWNGKDGEFELKVKRSLALVNKSCDMLKDECLVPPSWWVEKNKGMVLDEDGEWVMGSLADKDLPVPEY is encoded by the exons ATGCACCACCTTAAGAGCCTTCTCCACCACCACCGCGACCATCACCACGAGCACCAGCAGAAGGCCGGAATGACCACCATGGCGGAGGCCGGGGAGCGAGACCCGCCGACGTGGGCGGAGCTGCTGGGGAGCCACGACTGGGAGGGCCTGCTGGCGCCGCTCGACCTGGGGCTCCGGAGGCTGATCCTCCGCTGCGGCGACTTCATACAGGTCACCTACGACACCTTCATCAACGACCAGAACTCCAAGTACTGCGGCTGCAGCCGCTACGGCAAGGCCAACTTGTTCCAGAAGGTCATGATGGAGAACGGATCCGATTACGAG GTCGTGTCCTTCCTCTATGGAACGGCGCGGATCAGCAGCAAGGAGAACTTCCTGTTCCACTCGCAGTCGCGGGAAGCGTGGGACCGCGAGTCCAACTGGATCGGCTACATCGCCGTGACCACCGACGAGGTCAGTAAGCAGCTGGGCCGCCGCGAAATCTACGTCGCGTGGCGAGGCACGACACGGAACTACGAGTGGATCAACGTCATGGGTGCGAAGCGCAAGTCCATCGAGGCGCTCCTCAGCACGAACAACGACGGCGGCAGACATGAGCTCGGGGAAGAGGAGGCCAAGTACAACTCTAGCAGCAGCGATGACGACGAGAAAGACGACGACCGTGACGACAACGAAGTCCCGAAAGTCATGCTGGGTTGGTACACCATCTACACGACCGACGACCCGAGGTCGCCCTTCACCAAGCTGAGCGCGAGGACGCAGCTCTTGACCAAGATCAACGAGCTGCGAGAAAAGTACCGGGGCGAAAATCTGAGCGTCACCTTCACTGGCCACAGCCTCGGCGCAAGCCTGTCCATCTTGGCCGCATTCGACATCGTCGAGAATGGGGTCCGGGACATCCCTGTCTCGGCCTTCGTCTTCGGGTTGCCCCAGGTTGGGAACAAGGCGTTTGCCGAGCGGTGCAAGAATTACCCGAATCTCAAGTTCCTGCACGTGAGGAACACCATAGACCTCATCCCCCACTACCCGAGCAAGCTCCTGGGGTACGTGGACACGGGGATCGAGCTCGAGATCGACACGAGGAAGTCGCCGTGCCTGAAGGACTCGAAGAACCCGAGCGACTGGCACAACCTGCAGGCGATGCTGCACATAGTGGCGGGCTGGAACGGCAAGGACGGGGAGTTCGAGCTCAAGGTGAAAAGGAGCTTGGCCTTAGTCAACAAGTCGTGCGACATGTTGAAGGACGAGTGCTTGGTGCCCCCATCGTGGTGGGTGGAGAAGAACAAGGGAATGGTGTTGGACGAGGACGGCGAGTGGGTGATGGGGTCGCTGGCCGACAAGGACCTGCCCGTCCCCGAGTATTGA